The following is a genomic window from Streptomyces sp. cg36.
CTGCCTGGGCGTAGGCACAAGCAGCCGCCCCGGTAGTCCAGCCGTTCACGGTCTCTGATCCCGTTTGCCTGCACTTTGGCTCAGGGGCCAGGGCTGAGTTCCGCAGGCTGGCACTCGCCGGGGCTGCCAGACCACTGTTGCCCAGCAACAGCCCGATCAGCAGCACCACGATCCCAGCCGACCTTCTCATCACCATCGCCACCTCGCGTCTGCCCCGGCAGTGATGATCGCGCGCACCCCACGGTGTCCCTGGAGAGCACGAGGCGAGGAGCCTCCGACGCTGTGAGGGAGGGGCATATCCCTGGCGAAGCGTCAGCAGTCCTTGGGCTCCAGCACCTCATTGCACAGTCCCACACCGGCCTGCGCGAGCGGTGCAGTCCAACGGAGTGAGCAACAGGAAAGCCCCCTTCGGAAAGCTGTCCAGAACCAGTGAAGATGCATACCCGCTCAGTCGATCTGCACATTCACCGAGCACAGCACAACACCCCAGGTCACAAGCGCGCACTCCGCCAGCCCTGCCGACTACTGCTCACTTCCACCGAACGAGCGAAGGTCAATCCCGCCCAATACAACTGGACAACCTGCAGGCCACAGGCCCACTCACTGATCAGAATCACTGATTCCCGCCGCTACGCGGCGGAAGAGATGCCGCGCTCCGCGCGGCTGGCCGGCGGCTCCGCCGCCGGGTGCAGCCAACTCCGTTGGCTGCGGCGCGAATCGCTACGCGATCCGGCCTGACGGAATCCGCTCCGCGAATTCCTTAGTCTCGCTAGGGGTCAGGGCCGGGTGTGTTTCCTGCTTTCCCTTTTCGCTTCGATTCCGGGGTTGCTTTTCCCTTCAGAGACTTCCGGTCTCCAAATCTGATTTCTAATCAATTCCCTTCTGTGTTCAGTTAGTTCATCTGAGCCCATGACCATCCCCCTCCCTGCACGGCAACCCATGGCCAGGTGAGGGCGCTGCAACAGAGAGGGACGGGGCTGCCTCGACTGTGTCGAGCCTCCTCCTTCGGCAGGGCAAGGAGTGAGCGGACAAGGACGTGTCCGGCGCAGGCTCAGATACGGCGGGAACCGGCGATGCCGACCGGAGCAGCCCGGGTGGCCTCGGTACAGCGGCTGCTCGAACCCGAGACCCGAGGTGAGCTGACCTCGGCTCATGTCCAGCTGATCGCACGGCCGTTGGGGAAGTCAGAGCGGACGATATGGCACAGCTCGGGGCGGCCATCGCCTGCTCGCTGGTGATCAGCGCGCAGCCGGAGCGGCCAGTGTGCCGCCCACGGCGAGCGCCCCGACGCGGCAGACGTGAAGGTGCCCGGTGGCCGCGTTCCCGGACCAGGCGACCAACGATCTTTGTGAGGCTGTCCGGAGGTGGCGGTAGGCAGTCCCGGGGGCCCGTTTCCTCTTGCCGGGCTTCTGGTCAGCCCCTGTGCGCCCGTTGCAGCGCGGAGACCCCCGCCGACGCTCAACCCGAAGGACAGCACCCCGATCCCCTCCCGTACCCCCTCGCCCCTGCCTCCCTGTCTTCCCTATTTTTCTTGTCGGGGCGAGCGAGGGGCTCTGGAGGGGATGCCCGCCTCACACCACGCCAAAACCCCACGGTGACCAGCAACAATCGCCGGACGGCCAGGAGGGAAGGTCAGGAGGTAGTTCAGGGGAAAAGCAAGATCTACCCTGACCCGCTTACGCCCTGCCGGGTCAGGCCCAGAAGGCATCGGTGACGGTGATCTGAGGGTCGGCATGGCGCCGGACGAAAGTGAAGATGAGCCAGCCCCGACCACCGGCCAGGTCAGCAATGTGCGGGCCGCCCGGGCTGGTAGAGGCCAATGGACGCACGGTGATCCAGTGCGGCAGGCCGAGGTCGGCGTCAATGCCCCGGAAATAGGGGTCTGCGGCGGTGATCAGTTCCGCGCGGGCCGACAGGACCAGCTGCTTGGCGTCCTGCGGCATGCTTTCGAACTCCTCGAGGGCTTCAGCCGTCCAGTCCATCATCCACGGCGGCCCGGGGAGCTCATCGGTCACTGGCCGGGCTCCGCGGCCCCCGCCTGTCGGCGCAGGCGGCTGTACTCGGCCAGCAGGCGCCCGGACTCTGTCGGATCCTCCGAGGTCGCCGCGCGAGCCTCAAGATCGCGCAGGTGAGCTTCCAGGCCAGGGTCGCGGGCAATGGCGTACTGGGTCCACCACAGACGCATGAACGCCGGGACCGGGGTGAGGTTGAAGGCGTCACCGATCGCGCGGCGCCAGTGGGCCTCGAAGTCCGGCAGCAGGTGGGGAGCATGTTCCTGGATGGCCAGGCGCAGCGCCTGGGGGGTGCGTTCGGGCATCGGCGGGACCCGGCGGGGCTTGTCGCCGCCGGGACCGTCGAAGTGGATGGGCTGGGCAGTCATGACGCAGGCTCTCTGGTTCGCGTGGCCGGGTGGTCAGGCCGCGTCACGGCCTGCGGTGCGGGCGGGCGGGTTCTGGGCAGCGGCGGGGGCCGGCGGCTTCTGGGCTGCCGTGAGCTGCTCGAACCACTCGGCCGGCACCAGGTAGGCGAGAGTCTTGCCTTTGCGGGTGATCGCTGCGGGCTCGCCCGCGATCCGGGTGCGGTCGAGGATCTCACCCATCTGCTTACGCAGGTCGATCGTCGTGTACGTCCTCGTCTCCATGGACCCGACCCTATCCCCAACTATCATAGTTGCGATAGTCGAACCCGCTCGGGAGCAGCACCAGCAGACCACAGCCGGAGAACACCTACACCATCAACACGATCACGGCCAAAACCTCGCAGTCACCATGCTGCCGCCCACGCCCACCGCCCTGCGGACGAACAGGCGCCGCAGGGCTGACCGGCAGCGAGGTGCTGGCGTCGTTCAGATCATCCGACGCGCCATTTCTGGCCGTCGTTGTTGGCGTCGCAGGCCCATACGCCCAGGCCGTCGCCTTCCTTGTCGGCGGTGAGGCACCCACCGGAACCGTTCTGGAGCTGGTTCCAGCCGTCGCCCACTCCCTGGAACGACCACAGCTGGTTGGTGTTGTTTGCCTGGGAATGTACGAGGTGGGTGCGGTGGGTGTCCGGGTTGTGGTCGATGACCATGCCGCCGCCGTGGGCTGTTTCGATCTCCCACATGCCGTTGCCCTTGTCCCGGAAGATCCAGTCGTTGTTGGGGTTCTCCGCCTCGCCGCGGGCGGCTTGGACTTCGGTACCCGCGGTGGTGTTACCGCCCTCGAGGTCGGCCTCGTAACCGTTGTTGGCCGACATCAGATCGTTGTGTTCGCCGCTGGTCGGCAGCTGGCTGGCGGGGCTGTCGATGGGTGAGCGCATTTCGAAGCGGACTCTGCCGTCTTCGGCACGCAGCATGATGGGCTGACGGAGGGCGGCCGATGCGTCCTGGATGTCGACGAATCTCAGGGTGGAACCGCAGAAGCGGCCGTTGGGATTGGCTTCGGGGCAGGCAACAGGGACATCACCCGCAGAGATGATCCCGAGCGCGGTCACTCCGCCGCGACGCAGGTCGGGAGTGAACACCGGGCCGCCGCTGTCGCCCCTGCCGGCCGCTGCCGTGCCGTTGACCTGCTTCGCTTTCCAGGCCGGCCCGAAGCGGACATCGTTGCCGGCGGCGTCCTTCGCCTCGTACTGCAGGACCTTCCTGCCAACCTCGATGTTGCGGAGCTCTCCCGACGCGGCACCAGAAGTCGAGACGATGTTCCCGGTCTCCGCCATGGCCCAGTCGGTCACCTGCCAGACGGTCTGCCCGCTGCCGTCCCTGAAGGACGCGGAGGCGCCGCGCCACATGGTCGGTTCGAAGAAGTTGGGGTTGCCGGATTCGATCACGGCTGCGTCCATCGTCGTGCTGCCGGACGTGACCGGTCCGGAAGCCAGGTCCGCGAAGCGGCCGCCGGTCCCGCTGTAGACGGTCTTCCTGGTGTCGGGGGCGGGAAAACAGTGGCGGGCCGTGAACGCTTTCCCGTCACCGATGCTGAACGCCGTGGAGCAGGATCCCGCCCCGAAGGGTCCTGCCATGTTGCGCATGTAGGCGCCCGCATGCGACTGGGTGTCCCACCGCCCGGACAGCGACTGCGGGGCATCGGCGACGACTTCCACGTCGACGGGTACCTTCACCTTCGACAGGATTGCGGGCCGCGCGACCGGGCCCGCGGCGAGCTTCATCCCGGCCACCCGCGGCGCTCCGGCGACCTGTACCTGCAGTCCCGTGCCGTTGGGGGCGGCGGACACCTCGGTGATGCGGCCGGTGCCCGTGGACCGTCCCATCTGGTCCGTCACCACCTTGGCCGCGGCCTCCAGCTCCACCTTGCTGTAGGGGGCGGCCTTGATGTCAACGGGAATCTTGCTACGGGCGGCGAAGTCCCTGACCGGCTCGGGGACTTTCCCGTTCCAGAAAATCTCCACTCTGCGTGCGGTCGGTGACGCCACCGCCCCCGCGTACCCGGAGACCTTCTCCAGCCCGGCCAGACGTCTCACCTGTCGCACCGTGGCGTTCATGCTCGTCTGCAGGCTGAACAGCTGGTCCCAGGAGGCGAAGCCCGCAGGCACCGGGTCACTGACGGTCCGTGCTTGTGGTTCGGGCGGCGATGCCGCCGCGGCCGGGGCCGCGATCGGCCCCAACGCTCCCAGCGCCACGACGGGAACCACCCAGCCCAGAGCGGGGCGCGGTCGTCTGTGCCGCGCGAACAATCCCAGAACGGTCATGAAGAAGGCCATCCTCCAGAGAGAGGCCACCGGGCTGTGCCGGCGGCCAGCGGTCCGAACACCCCCAGCTGACCCCGGCCGGTTCCATAGCCCGTAAACGATCAATGAACAGGTTCGCGCCGGCCACCGCTCATGCCGTCGCTACCGCTCTCAGTGCGAATGCTGAACTCCCGCTCCAACTCTCCGTGGCAGAGCCAGACAAACCGTTATGGGGCGCGGCGGCGTGAGCCCTCACGTCCCGAACCACCGACGAACACAGGTGACCCCTTTCCCCTCTTGCAATCAGGAGCACTCCGTCGTGCATCATCCAGCTGTCCTCGCGGCGCAGTGACGCGTACACCGGCCGGTACACGGTGACTGGCAGCCACCTGGACTACGTCGACGACACCGGCTTCACCGCCACGGGCGACATCCGGGACGGAGTCCTCCATCACGAGCACCTCGTGCTCTACCGGGAGCGAAACCGGTCGTAGAGAAGGCCGGGCCACGGCCGCCGCCCTGGCACCGGGAGGCGGATCCGCCCTCGGCAGACGAAATGCGCCCGAGACAAGGGAGCCTTACATCTGTAGAGCAAAAGCGCCGCCGCGGTCGAGTTCATGAAGAGCCTCGGCGGTGGTGCCATCGTCAGCACCGACTCGTACGCCTCCACCGTCGCCCTGCCCGAGGCATCGCCTACAGCGCGTCCAAGGGCGCTCCGGCCCAACTGACCGAAGTGCTCGCCGTCGAGGGCGGGCTGCTGGGCATCCGCGCCAACCTCGTGGCCGTCGGGCCGAGGCCGTTTCGTATGGGCGCGATGAGTTCCGGGGGCGGGGCCGGTCTGGTCTTGTATGCAGACGAAACAGTGCTGGACTCTCGGTCCCGCTCGGCGCCCTCCTCGCCGGGCTCTCGGCATCGGCCTCGACGTACGCCAACCCGTACCCGTACCCCTGCCCGTCCTCGGCCACGTGCCCGTATCCGATCTACGGCACCTCACGGTGATCCGATGACCACCATCGACGTCAATGGAATCGCCCTGGGCATCGAGGTGTTCGGGGACAACGGTGCGCCGCTCGTTCTGCTTGCGGGGAGTACGACCATGCTGTCGTGGCCCGACGCGCTGTGTGAGCGTCTCGCCGCCGGAGGGCGTCGTGTCGTGCGTTATGACCTGCGTGACAGCGGCGAGTCGACGGCGGTGGATCCGTTGGCGCCCGCCTACACCCTGCGCGATCTCGCTGCCGACGCCGCGGCCCTGGTCGACGTGCTCGGCGGCGGCGCGCCCGCGCACCTCGCGGGGATCGGTGTCGGTGGGATGGTCGCGCAGGTGGCGGTGCTGGAGCATCCGGACGCGTTCTCGGCGCTCACCCTCGTCGGCACCCGCCCGGTCGCCCCCGGGCCGCCCGACGACGACCTCCCCGACCACGACCAGGCGGCGATGAGCAGGCTGTTCGCGCGGGCGGCGCCCGACTGGGGGGATCGCGAGTCGGTCGCGGAGTTCAGTGCCGCCGGTGCGGAGATCCTGGGCGACGACCCTGTTGCCGCACGCGCCCTCGCCGCCCGCGTCTGGGACCGTACGCCCGGCACCGCGCCGCCGGTCCAGATGGCCAACCAGATGGGCATGGTGTTCTCCCGGCTCGACTGCCGGCCCCGCTGGCGCGAACGCCTGCCCGGAATCGGGGTTCCCACGCTCGTCGTCCACGGCCGCCGCGACCGCTTCTTCCCCGTCGGGAACGGGGAGGCGATCGCCCGGGAGATTCCGGGGGCGCGGCTGCTGGTCCTGGAGGGGGTGGGCACCGCGCTTCCGGGGGCGGTGAGCGGTGAGGTTGCTGCGGCGATGCTCGCGCTGGGATAGGGGCGGGGGCGGGGGGCGGGTGGGTGTCGCGCCTGCGCCGTGCTCGCGCCGGACCCGCCCTGCCCCTACCCTCGCGCCCGCACCGCGCTCGCACCGCGCCCGCACCGGCCCCGCCCTGTACTCGGGCCGCGCGCCATACCCTCGCGCCGCGCCGCGCTCGCCCTCGGGCTTCGGTCCCGCCCCTCGGGGTTCAGGTCCCGCCCCCGGCCTCGGGGCCGCCCCGGCCCCGGGAGGATGAACACATGGATCCAGCCCCGCACCACCAACTACCGCCCGCCCTCTGGGCCGTCCCCTACGTCGGCTCCCGCTTTCCGGGGTCCTCCGCGGTGGCCGACTTCCCCGGTCTGGAGAAGGGCGCGAACTGCCAGCTGTACGCCTATGAAGTCCTTCGCCACTTCGGTCTGACTCCGCCCGCTCTGCGGTCGAGTGACCTGTGGGCCGATACGCGGGCCACAAGCCGGGTACCCGTCGCCCGGCCCCTCGACCTCGTACTGTTCAACGCCACCGACGATGCCTACGGCGCCCACGTCGGAGTCTGTGTGGACGAGGGCCGGGTGCTGCACTTGTGTGCGGAGGTGGGGCGTCCGGCCGTTTGGGAGATGAGGGAGTTCTCGGCCCGCGAGCGCTACCGGGTGGTGATCGGCATCAAGCGGGTGATCGGCGGGACGCGGGGCATTGCCGACTGAATCCGACGAGGTCAGAGGCTGCGACGGCGGCTCAGGGGTTCGCCGCCTTCCCAGGCCGGCACGGGTACTACTGCCCGTACACCGCAAAGGCGGAGACGGCCGCATTCAACCTGGAGCGCATGCGTGGTGAGACCGCCTACACCCCTGGCGTGGGCGGCGCGGCTCCGTCCTGCGCGCGCCCGGCTCCGCGTTGCGCCTTCCCCCAGCCGGTGGCCCAGCAGACGGGGGCGGCGGCAGCCCTACTCCCCCACCGCGTTCACGACCAGCCGGTGGGCGGCGGTCAAGGTGAGTTCGGGTACGGCCTTGCGGAGGGCGATCACGCGCTGGACGTGGTCGCTCCGGGTCCGCGATTCGACTCCGGCGTCGGCCAGGATGCCCCGTACCCACTGCGCCAGGAGGTCGTCGTCGGTGAGCCGGCCGTACGCCTCGACGATTTCGGCGGCCCGTTCGAGCCCGGCCCGTTCCTCGGGCGCCGCCTGGGTCAGGGCGGCGCGTACGGCCTCAAGGATGTCGGGCGCGTCACGCACGACGATGGGGGACGTCTTCTTCTCGAACAGCATGACCTCTCCTTGTGCCGCGTTGATCGCATGATGCTGCGCCGATGCGGCGCGGACCTATGGAGTTGAGCCAGATCAGAGGTTCGGATCTCCGATCGGCCGGAAATCGCCGGGTGGCCGGATGTGCACCCATCGCCTGGCGGGCGGTCGGGAGCGCCACAGCCGCGATTTGAACGCGTTCAAACCTATGACAGGATGCAAGATGTCCGCGCCGAGAAGTCGTGGCATGGCCGCGTCGCAGATGGCCGCGTCATGTATGGCCGCTTCGCGCATCGGGCACCACACATCACGGCACACACGGGGAGGTCGGCACGAGACGCCGATAGGTGAAGGTTCTGGCGATCACGCTGGCGGTGCTCGCCGTACTGTTCACGGCCGCCGACCGCATGGCCCTGCACTACGCGAACCAGCAGGCCGCGCGCATCAAGGTGACGGGCGCGGCGGGCGGCCGGACGCGGGCGACCACCGGAACGCTGCTGGCGCAGGGCACCGAGATCACCCTGACCGTCCCCGGCGCCGAACGGGTCACCGCCACGTGGCGGATCAGCCTCCCCGAGAACATCGGGTTCACGGCGGCACATTCCACCGAGGACGGCGTCGACATCACCCTGACCGGCCACCAGGTGGCACTCGGCAACTCCCGCTTCAGCAGGTGAAACGGGCATAGCCCGGGCTCGGACCGCGGACCACCGCTGCCGAAGGTGCCCCGGACACGGCAGTGCCCCGCCACCGTTTGCGCGGTGGCGGGGCACTTCGTCGTTCGGGGTGCGGCTCAGTACAGGTCGCGGTAGGTGTTCCAGCCGTCGCCGAGCTTGACGCGGGACTTGAAGCCGCCGTAGCCGTTCGACTCGTAACGGAACAGTTCGCCGCGGGAGTTGCTCGCGAGGAGATCGCCCCGGCCGTCGCCGTTCACGTCGCCGGGGGCGGCGAGGTGCTTGAACTGCTGCCAGCCCGGGCCGATGTACACACGCGACTTGAACGGGGAGGTGGAGACGCCCGTGCCCGGGTACAGGTAGAGCTTGCCGTCGCCGGTGCGGGCCACGATGTCGGCCAGCCCGTCGCCGGTCAGGTCGCCCGCGCCCACGATCCTGTCGTACGCGTTCCAGCCGCCGCCCACCTTCAGACGGGAGGCGAAACCGGTGCCCGCGCCGTTGCCGCGCTGGAGCCACAGGGTGCCCGAGCCGTCGCGGGCCAGCAGGTCGCCCTGGCCGTCGTTGTTCAGGTCACCGGGGCCGACGACGAGGTTGTAGGTGCCCCAGCCGCCGCTGACCTGGTTCTGGCCGTTGTACAGCCAGTTCTCGTAGATCTCCAGGAGCTCCGGCTGGCCGTCGCCGTCGAGGGACGAGGCGTAGCGCAGGTTCGCGCCCGCCCAGCCGCCGGCGTCGCCGACCTGCTGGCGGTCGGCGAGCTGGCCGTTGTTGCGGGTCGTGTAGTAGAACAGCGTGCCCCGGCCGTCGCGCGCGAGGATCTCGCTCTTGCCGAGGAAGGGGTTGCCGCCCTGCGAACCGAGCCAGGAGGCCGACTCCCAGCGCGTCCCCCACTGCTTGCGGGGCTGGAAGTTGCCCTTGCCGTCGGCGAGGTAGAGGTACACCGTGCCGCCGGGGGTGCGGGCGAAGATGTCCGCGTACCCGTCGCCGTTGGCGTCGTCCATGCTGAAGAGCTGGTTGTACGTGTCCCAGCCACCGCCGAGCTTGACGCGGCCCTTGAGCGGGGCCGCGGTGTTGCCCGTCCCGGCGTAGAAGTACAGGTCACCGCCGGGGGTGCGGGCCAGGACGTCGGCGATGCCGTCGCCGTTGACGTCGTTGGCACCGAGGATCTGGTCGTACGACTGCCAGCCGCCGCCGACCTTCACCTTCGCGGCGAACGGGTCACCGGAGGCGTTCCCGTTGCCGGGGTAGAGGTACAGGTCACCGCCGGGCGTGCGGGCCAGGACGTCCGGCTTGCCGTCACCGGTGACGTCGCCGGGGGTGACGAGCTTGTTGTACGCGTTCCAGCCGCCGCTCGACCAGGCGCGGTAACCGGCGTACTGCGGGCCCGGGTTGGTGTACAGCGAGAGGGTGCCGGTCGACGACAGCGTCAGCACCTCGGGGTAGCCGTCGCCGTTGAGGTCGCCGGGGGTGAGGACGTCCTTCTGCCATCCCGACTGGTCGGCGAAGGTGTACTCGACGTCGGCCTTGCCCGTGACGAAGGTCCGCAGCCAGAGCTTGCCGTTCGGCGTGCGGTAGAAGAAGTCGCTGTAGCCGTCGGCGTCCATGTCGGCGCGGGGCTTGACCCGGGCCGCGGGGGCGGCGGCGGCCTTGCGGTGGGCGGTGCCCTTCGGCAGCGTCCCGGTCGGCGTGGCCGCCTCGGGCTTCACGGGGTTGATCGCCCCGTGCGGCGCCGCCGGCGCCCCGTCGGCCGAGGCGGTGCCGGCCAGGAGCATCCCGGCCGAGAGCGCGAGAGCGGTGCAGGCCGCGAGACGGCCGGTGCGCGAGGTGCGCGGAGAAGACAAGATTCCCCCCTGGGAATACGCGGTATGACCGGGGTGAGGCCATGGCCGAACCCACCGCCGCGAGCGGCGGGCGGTGCACACGGAGGCACCTCTCGTGGAACCGCGCAGGGTGCGCCTGGTGCACACGGTGCGTCTGGCGGGCCACGATGGCCGCGCCGTCCGGCGCGCCAGGGTGTCCGCGATGAACGCGCGGCTGTGCGCGGTGGTCCACAGCGCGGTGGTTCACACAGAAATGCCGAAATCCCCCCCGGGATGTGTCTGAAGCGTACCCCCGGGGGTGGGTGGGGTTGAAGTGAGTATCGAGTCATCGGGGTCACAGGGGGTTGGCCTCGGTGTGCGTGCGGACCAGGCCGGGGTCCACCGGGATCCACCGGGATCCATACGCTGGTCCACCCCGGGTGGCTCCCAGGGCTGTCCGGTCCTGAGTACCCGGTGTCTACGTTTGCGGGAGTGCCCTGCCACCGGACCACACCCACCGGGCGGGCGATATTCTGTGGTCCAGACCTCGTGGGGGGATCCGCAGGGCCGGCGCGACCGTGCGCGCTCAGCTTCGTCGGCGCGGCACGTTCCGCTGCCGCGCGCCCGGACTGGTTCCGCCACACCCGACCACTGTCCGGAGTTCCTTGTGAAGAAGCTCTTCCGCGGACGGCGCGCCCTGGCGCGTACCGCCGCGATGGCGACGACCGTCGTCCTGGCCGCCACGGCCGCGGGTACGGCCGTCGCCGACGGCTCCGCCACCGCCTCGCCTTCGGCCAAGAACGCCTCCCTGGCCACCTCCAGGGCCGCCGCGGCCGGCAAGCCGACGCCCGCCGCGCCGTTCTACTTCCTGTCCGGGATCCTCCCGTCGGGCCAGATGTACGTATACATGCCCGACGGCAAGGGCGGCTTCGGCGCCCGCTCCGGCGCGTACGCCTGGAAGAACTTCAAGTACGGCGTCTCCATCGACCTGGAGATGACCGGCAGCCAGAACGGCGCGTACCACGTCATGACCGACGGCACGCTGAACCTGTGGCTCGACGGGAAGCTCAAGCGCATCGGCGGCGGCTGGAGCCCGTACGACAACGTCATCATGCCCGGCGCCCTCGGCAGCGCCAAGCACCCCGATCTGCTCGCGCGCGACAAGGAGGGTTACCTCTGGCGCTGGCAGAGCCGGACGGACGGCTCGCTGGCCCCGCGTACGCGGATCGGCGGCGGCTGGAACCAGTACACCCAGATCGCCGGCCTCGGCGATCTGACCGGT
Proteins encoded in this region:
- a CDS encoding DUF6247 family protein; translation: MTAQPIHFDGPGGDKPRRVPPMPERTPQALRLAIQEHAPHLLPDFEAHWRRAIGDAFNLTPVPAFMRLWWTQYAIARDPGLEAHLRDLEARAATSEDPTESGRLLAEYSRLRRQAGAAEPGQ
- a CDS encoding type II toxin-antitoxin system prevent-host-death family antitoxin encodes the protein METRTYTTIDLRKQMGEILDRTRIAGEPAAITRKGKTLAYLVPAEWFEQLTAAQKPPAPAAAQNPPARTAGRDAA
- a CDS encoding trypsin-like serine protease, which encodes MTVLGLFARHRRPRPALGWVVPVVALGALGPIAAPAAAASPPEPQARTVSDPVPAGFASWDQLFSLQTSMNATVRQVRRLAGLEKVSGYAGAVASPTARRVEIFWNGKVPEPVRDFAARSKIPVDIKAAPYSKVELEAAAKVVTDQMGRSTGTGRITEVSAAPNGTGLQVQVAGAPRVAGMKLAAGPVARPAILSKVKVPVDVEVVADAPQSLSGRWDTQSHAGAYMRNMAGPFGAGSCSTAFSIGDGKAFTARHCFPAPDTRKTVYSGTGGRFADLASGPVTSGSTTMDAAVIESGNPNFFEPTMWRGASASFRDGSGQTVWQVTDWAMAETGNIVSTSGAASGELRNIEVGRKVLQYEAKDAAGNDVRFGPAWKAKQVNGTAAAGRGDSGGPVFTPDLRRGGVTALGIISAGDVPVACPEANPNGRFCGSTLRFVDIQDASAALRQPIMLRAEDGRVRFEMRSPIDSPASQLPTSGEHNDLMSANNGYEADLEGGNTTAGTEVQAARGEAENPNNDWIFRDKGNGMWEIETAHGGGMVIDHNPDTHRTHLVHSQANNTNQLWSFQGVGDGWNQLQNGSGGCLTADKEGDGLGVWACDANNDGQKWRVG
- a CDS encoding alpha/beta fold hydrolase, which encodes MTTIDVNGIALGIEVFGDNGAPLVLLAGSTTMLSWPDALCERLAAGGRRVVRYDLRDSGESTAVDPLAPAYTLRDLAADAAALVDVLGGGAPAHLAGIGVGGMVAQVAVLEHPDAFSALTLVGTRPVAPGPPDDDLPDHDQAAMSRLFARAAPDWGDRESVAEFSAAGAEILGDDPVAARALAARVWDRTPGTAPPVQMANQMGMVFSRLDCRPRWRERLPGIGVPTLVVHGRRDRFFPVGNGEAIAREIPGARLLVLEGVGTALPGAVSGEVAAAMLALG
- a CDS encoding hydrolase, which gives rise to MDPAPHHQLPPALWAVPYVGSRFPGSSAVADFPGLEKGANCQLYAYEVLRHFGLTPPALRSSDLWADTRATSRVPVARPLDLVLFNATDDAYGAHVGVCVDEGRVLHLCAEVGRPAVWEMREFSARERYRVVIGIKRVIGGTRGIAD
- a CDS encoding FG-GAP repeat domain-containing protein; protein product: MSSPRTSRTGRLAACTALALSAGMLLAGTASADGAPAAPHGAINPVKPEAATPTGTLPKGTAHRKAAAAPAARVKPRADMDADGYSDFFYRTPNGKLWLRTFVTGKADVEYTFADQSGWQKDVLTPGDLNGDGYPEVLTLSSTGTLSLYTNPGPQYAGYRAWSSGGWNAYNKLVTPGDVTGDGKPDVLARTPGGDLYLYPGNGNASGDPFAAKVKVGGGWQSYDQILGANDVNGDGIADVLARTPGGDLYFYAGTGNTAAPLKGRVKLGGGWDTYNQLFSMDDANGDGYADIFARTPGGTVYLYLADGKGNFQPRKQWGTRWESASWLGSQGGNPFLGKSEILARDGRGTLFYYTTRNNGQLADRQQVGDAGGWAGANLRYASSLDGDGQPELLEIYENWLYNGQNQVSGGWGTYNLVVGPGDLNNDGQGDLLARDGSGTLWLQRGNGAGTGFASRLKVGGGWNAYDRIVGAGDLTGDGLADIVARTGDGKLYLYPGTGVSTSPFKSRVYIGPGWQQFKHLAAPGDVNGDGRGDLLASNSRGELFRYESNGYGGFKSRVKLGDGWNTYRDLY
- a CDS encoding FG-GAP repeat domain-containing protein; protein product: MKKLFRGRRALARTAAMATTVVLAATAAGTAVADGSATASPSAKNASLATSRAAAAGKPTPAAPFYFLSGILPSGQMYVYMPDGKGGFGARSGAYAWKNFKYGVSIDLEMTGSQNGAYHVMTDGTLNLWLDGKLKRIGGGWSPYDNVIMPGALGSAKHPDLLARDKEGYLWRWQSRTDGSLAPRTRIGGGWNQYTQIAGLGDLTGDSRPDIVARDKQGVLWLYKGTGDLAKPFAQRVQIGGGWNQFNKLVATGDVDGDGHSDLLARDAKGDLYLYKGTGRAAAPFKAKVKIGYGFNQYREMF